In Vitis vinifera cultivar Pinot Noir 40024 chromosome 11, ASM3070453v1, a genomic segment contains:
- the LOC100247841 gene encoding peptidyl-prolyl cis-trans isomerase CYP28, chloroplastic: MFASATLSPLLSVPHYPNPKPNHSSKLSFTRRHLLFLSTSSLSVPSPLSSSAIPQPPPPPDTTVTDRVYMDFSICPTSFRPEADDCRDSLPLGRLVIGLYGHLVPLTVSNFKAMCTGSSGSSYKNTLVQKIFPGQFFVAGRQGRRDKGEVRPPLDLARNTETVDSRAFALRHSKAGVVSLCLSENDDDDEIKLNPDYRNVEFLITTGPGPCPQLDNRNIVFGSVLEGLDVVTAIASIPTYKPAERIRQLNDLAEFLGDDRAPIARATWNKPLKTVYISDCGELKVTKPSLSPSLP; this comes from the exons ATGTTCGCCTCTGCAACTCTCTCCCCTCTCCTCTCCGTCCCCCAttaccctaaccctaaacctaacCATAGCTCTAAACTCTCCTTCACTCGCCGCCACTTGCTTTTCCTCTCCACCTCCTCCCTCTCCGTCCCCTCCCCTCTCTCCTCCTCCGCCATACCCCAGCCCCCTCCCCCTCCCGACACCACCGTTACCGACCGCGTCTACATGGATTTTAGCATCTGCCCCACCTCCTTCCGCCCAGAAGCCGACGATTGTCGGGATTCTCTCCCGCTCGGCCGCCTCGTCATCGGCCTCTACGGCCACCTAGTCCCGCTCACTGTTTCCAATTTCAAGGCCATGTGCACCGGTTCCTCCGGCTCCTCCTACAAGAACACTCTTGTTCAAAAAATCTTCCCAGGTCAGTTCTTCGTTGCGGGCCGTCAAGGCCGCCGCGACAAGGGCGAGGTTCGACCGCCCTTGGATTTGGCGCGAAACACCGAGACTGTTGATTCTAGGGCTTTTGCTCTCCGGCATTCAAAAGCCGGTGTTGTTTCTCTGTGTTTGTCGGAgaacgatgatgatgatgagattAAACTTAATCCTGATTACCGAAATGTCGAGTTCTTAATCACCACCGGCCCTGGGCCCTGCCCTCAACTCGACAATAGGAACATTGTTTTCGGGTCTGTGCTTGAAG GGTTGGATGTCGTTACAGCCATAGCTTCCATCCCCACATACAAGCCCGCCGAGCGAATTCGCCAATTAAATGATTTGGCAGAGTTTCTTGGAGATGATAGAGCACCGATTGCCCGAGCTACGTGGAACAAGCCTCTTAAAACTGTTTACATCAGTGACTGCGGAGAGCTCAAAGTGACAAAGCCTTCCCTTTCTCCTAGTCTGCCATAA